A window of Nonomuraea angiospora genomic DNA:
TGCAGCCGCAGGCCCGGGATGTCCGGCACGAACGGGATCCGCCCCTCCTTGATCAGCCACCCCGGCACGAACGGCCCGCCGAACAGCCTGCGCTGCTCGGTGGCGGCCGCTCGCTGGAAGATGAACCCCGGCCGCATCCGCACCACCCGGATGCCCGGGTGATCGTGCTCGAAGACGTCGAGCACCCGCTCGACGTACGCCTTCTCCCGCCCGTACGCGGCCCCGGGCCAGCCGTGGGTGGGCCAGCTCTCGTCCACCGCCCGGTCGTCGGGCCCCGGCGAGTACGCGCCCACGGACGAGGCGTGGACGAGCGCGGGCACGCCCGCCTCGGCGGCGGCGCGGAAGACGCGCATGCTGCCCAGCACGTTCGCCCGCCAGGTCGTCGCCGGATCCCTGGTGGGCTGGAACAGCCACGCGAGATGGACGACCGCGTCCGCCCCGTCGAAGATCCGCGTCAGATCCGCGGTCGCGACGTCCGCCTGCCGCCAGTCGGTGCGGTCGATCCGCCAACCGGGCAACCGGCGGGCGACCCCGACGATCGAGGTCACGCCGTCGTCGGCGGCCAGCGCCCGCACCAAGCTGGTGCCGACGTTGCCGGTCGCACCCACCACCACGACTCTCATGGGTGCTTCGCTGCCCGCCGATCGGGCAGCGAAACCCCTCTGACCTGCCAGATCATGGCTGGAGCAGGATCTTGACAGCTCCGTCGGACTTCTTCTGGAACATCTCGTACGCAAGGGGCGCCTGCTCCAGGGGCATCCGATGGGTGGCGAGGTCCATCACGCCGAGCGGATCCGACTCGTCGGTCACCAGCGGCATCAGCGCGCTGGTC
This region includes:
- a CDS encoding NAD-dependent epimerase/dehydratase family protein, encoding MRVVVVGATGNVGTSLVRALAADDGVTSIVGVARRLPGWRIDRTDWRQADVATADLTRIFDGADAVVHLAWLFQPTRDPATTWRANVLGSMRVFRAAAEAGVPALVHASSVGAYSPGPDDRAVDESWPTHGWPGAAYGREKAYVERVLDVFEHDHPGIRVVRMRPGFIFQRAAATEQRRLFGGPFVPGWLIKEGRIPFVPDIPGLRLQALHAEDAAEAYRLAVTKEVRGAFNLAAAPVLDPPDLAKLLGTRTVPVPPAVARTVMSAAWHLRLLPAAPGLLDLVLRAPIMKTDRARDVLGWTPRHPSWEAVRELFEGLHDGAGMDTAPLAPDGGPVGRVKELAAGVGGTSGV